The genomic segment GTTCAAatcggagtcggacactgatggagagactcaggaagaagttacaacttttagaatgcaattggacatttctgaatggttagtggatacatttatgtagttgctgtggagctgATTCAACACATCGACtagcatgttaatcttttgtgcaaatccagcgttgaattgaccctcgtttgtgaagcagtccagcgtaaaatgacggcatggtaactacaacaactcttcctcttctttaaagcagcccaacatggcctcaccaccttttgttgtgtgttcccatgggcagggtttatgtaaattttggggtttgtgatgtcaccaacccgggaagaagcttgttgtagtccctaccagccatttgttgtagtccttaaaaagcgatttctgtaaaagaaaatatctccctttgctttgaactttgcagatgttgtttattctcaaacagcaacattacacactaactaaagttaaaaaagtgaaatcataatcaaccacccctttaatcaAATACAACTGTGATATATTACACGTTCATCTGCCTCTTCTTCAGAGTGTAACACCTacatctcaaaatccaatcaatGAAAAGAAGCAAGTCTTTGCCCTACATTTGTATTTTCGATAAGCCGTTACACtgatgtacatcacaatacagaagaaaaatcTTCCATTTCATTGCGACTTTAAACAAAATTGAGAAAGAACCCAATATTCATTAGTCCAATCAAACAAAATCCAATCATCAATCGATGAAAAGCCCTTTTCTTCAAATAAGCCATTTCAACACTTTGATAATCTTCAGTTTCATCATGACTTTAAACCTAATCGAGACTTAATAATGATGCAGACCAATATTACTTAAGGAATAAACTTCCTTAGTAGTTTAATGTAATCATGATCACAAACAGGCTTAAAATTGAAATGCTCTTCCAAATCCACCAGAAATGGCAAGTAATAGCCAGTCTAATCTttttaaacacagaaaaaactaaatcaaaattaggAAAACAAGGCCACAGTccaacacatgcacacagtagAGCCTTCATGCTGTTTTACATGGTTATCTTCTGGTTTGCACTTAATCAATAGAATCTGTAGCTACACATCTGACCGATTAGTGGAGGAATAATTCATGTTCAGGAAGCAGGTTTTGAAGTTCGAGAGAAAAACATGTGGACAAGGAAAAAGCATCTAAGTTTCTCCTCTGAAGATAAtggacacacacagatacacaccaCTGAGCACCAAGACGCCCTGTCGTCTAACTCAGAGGGGCTGTTATCGAGAGAGCCTTGAAGTGTGAAGAAACTGAGTTTGAAGGTTTCTCAGCGGACTCTTGTGAAAGCTACAGTGCCCCCTGGTGGCAAGGAGAATGTACAGCCTATGCTATGTCCCTTTAGTGTGTCATGACAGTGTGACTGTGACGTGTACGTGTTTTTATTGTTGACAGTGTTGATGGATGAAGGAGAGAACGTCGTCTTTAGACAGTTTGTCGGGGTTGACCCGCGTCTGGGAGTCGTGAACTCGGACGCCTTCCTCCCAAGCCCAAAATAGCCTGTCTTTATGACATGCactgaaacagaacagaaaGAAACAAACGAAAAATAAGAAGGCATACAGGTGTTTATGAATGAGAAACTTCTATATTACActcccgttcaaaagtttggggacaataagatttttctttttctttcttttcaagaaagtaatacttttattcagcaaggatgcattaaattgattagaagtgaaagtaaaaactttgaattttattttcaaataaaagctgtgcttttgaactttatttatcaaagaatcctgaaaaataaaaagcatcatggtttccacaaaaataatagttttcaacataataataaaagctttttgagcagtaaatcagcatattagaatgatttcacaatattactacttgtacagtatttttgatcaaataaatgcagccttgagactttattcaaaaacattaaaaaaatattacagtaacattaactaagaattgacaacacttctacagcatttattaatcttaatgttaatttcaacatttactaatatattattaaaatcaattgttgtatttgtttacattagttgtgaactaacatgaacaaacaatgaacagctggatttttattaacctACAaagaataaatactgtaacaaatgtattgttcattgttagttaatgtattaaataatattaataaatgagaccttactgcaaagtgttaccattattacaatcccaaacttttgaacagtagtgtatgcactcaattaaacattaattatttaaatattatcattaaatattaaacgaATTGTTAAGCTCTATTGACTGCATCTGTAATGTCAGAGAATTAACATAGAATTTCGACAAGAAAAAACTGTTTACAGTAATGCTCTTACAACGGAAACCTATTGTGCAAGATTTTGCATAAGACTAGTGTGATAAAATCACTAACCAAACTTGTTATAAGTTATACTCAATTTCAAAACTGAACTGAAAACTGAACCCGGAACATTCCTTTAATCAAACTGAAGAGCAATAAGCAATTAAACAGTATATAAGAAAAATGCAACACGAATACAAAAGGCATTAAAAAGGATATTGAGGGTTTAGAGAGAAGCTCCTTTCTTTGAAGGTCAGATGCTACATAAAGGCCAGAAATATTTGTGCAAAATCCTCATGAAAATTCAGACTTTGTAATGGAATTTTTTTCTGTTGAGGGCTTCAATCCCAAACCGGGTGCCAGTGTAGTGCCAGTTAAGCAGGATTACTTCATACACTTCAATACTTACTGGAAAGGTGCCACAGAACCGGGCGGCAGTGCATAAGTCGATTCTTTGGTCTGCTTATTGTAGAAAAACTTTCTTTTAGAATTTTTGCTGAATGCCATTGTCCATGGGTCTGTCAAAAAGAcaaagagagggaaaaaaaataatgtcaaattcaTCTTTAACAAGGCACTCCACTAATATTATCCTCTCTCTCACCGTTAACAGTTTTGATGATGTAAAGGCCATTGGGAAGGAAGTGACGATCATCTCTGCCTGTGTACGAGAGTCTTGGCATCCCTCCCGAGCTCTTGGTTACCTTCATTTCCAACCtgaaggaaaaataaaatgaaatgaaacattaCATATACATGCTGATTTTTTCAAATGATATATGCATAAATCTACATGTATGTGATTGATGTGCTGGAACACACCTCACAAAGATCTTCTCCATCTCCTCTAGCCTATAGACTTCCTTCACTCTAataaatgaaagagagagagtgaatgaaTGAGGCTGAAACAGCAAGCATACTAATTTGCAATATCATCCTAAACATGAAAGATCCTGTCTAGGCTCTAGTAAAACACAGTATCTTCATTAATTTTACATACTGCACCCTCCGGTTTTCATAGGACTTCCTGGCCCCCACGGCTGTCACTGACATGGCAATTAGAACAACCGCAAAGAGAAAGGAATATTACCGGATCGGGTTCATGTCTGGCCTGCTGGGTTTGGACACAGCTTTCACAAATTTCTCGGCCATCTGGATTCTGCACCAAAAacaagatttgttttgttttcttacaTTTTAGAAACAGAATATCAGTCAGGTTTGCATTTAGATCATAATAAACCCTAATCAACAGCAATTAAAGCTGATTTGTGATCATGGGCTACTGATATTGGGTTGTCAATCATATTTTGAAGCAGCAATttctataaagctgctttgaaacaatgtattatgaaaagcgctatacaaataaacttgaattgAATATCTAGAAGACAGGATAGCCAATGAGCAATATAAtgctaataatatattaaacatattacaaGAATATAATAACTGAATGTTAGTGATCAACACATACAAAAATTGCTGaacatttactttaaataatgcTGAATTATAGCaatgtttttaaatcaataCAGCAAAGAACAGCAATACTGTTTACATGTCAGGaactataataaaataactaataaaatacatttttattttgtatttagtgtaatataagagaaaaaaaagatttctatgtGGAATAATTTGGAAATAGGCTCTGCAAAAGACCTCTGGTTGAAGTGCTGATCTCTGACGTCAGTGCCGTTGAGAACAAGAGCATCGAGAATGTGCACAGCGTTGATCCTTCGCTGGGCTTTTCCCTGTAAGAACATATACAACAACTCCATATATAACTTCTTACAAAATATGCACGTCATTATTTTACTGGAATGACATAATTGCCCTTACACTAAAGCTGTTATTCACCACTGTTCTCTCTACTCTCACTTATAATTATACAAATTCTCTCTGTTCACCTCTCCCTTCAGCTCCTGGACGATCTCTACACTCAGTAATGTCTCTCTGGGCAGCTCCAGTTTGAAGTTCTCTAGCTTCTTCCAGCGTAACGGGGCTTTGCCATCCCACGTGTAGATCTGAGATCTCTGCATACACAAACGTTACACAATAagtatatatgtgaccctggaccacaaaaccagtcacaagggtaaattttttgaaattgagattgaAAAGCTGAATATGAAagttgaataaataagctttccattgatgtatagtttgtcaggATAGGACAATGTTTAGGCCGAGATAcgactatttgaaaatctggaatctgagtgcaaaaaaatcaaaatattgagaaaatcgcctttaaagttgtccaaatgaagtccttagcaatgcatatccactcacgaaaatacattttagatatatttacagtaggaaatttacaaaatatgttcatggaacatgatctttacttaatatcctaatgaaaAAATCGATAactttgacccatacaatgtatttttggctattgctacaaatattcccgtgcgacttatgactggttttgtggtccagggtcacatatatgtctaaaacaatataaatatagcttaaattatataaatactatcACATACAAAGATATACTCCTTACCCCAAGTCCCAGGAGAAAGAGTTGTTCTCCTCCTCCCACGATGCACCTGTAGTCCAGTACGTGTTGTAGTTTGTCCAGATTTCCTGAGTTCAGTGCAGTTGGTCTGGAATTAAAACTGTCCATGTCTGAGCCCTGAGATAAAAAGGCAATAAGCAGAAAGAtaagttaaatgtttttatttatataaaatgtaaactgtattttaaaaatagtacTAAACAGGACTTTATGTCCTCACAAggattaataacaataacaaaacaatattatttaaaaaaaataataaattattcaaaacataactaaaataaatacatttctttgtgCATAACATATAtagtgcattttaaaaatactattaaatctcacaatgacaaaaataaataatgttaaaaaaaaacatatatatatatatgtgcacaTTTCCCCCAAAAATTACCATTAATGAATAATCTggatatgttatttttatttttttattgaaaatattactgaaatataataatcTCACTACCAGCATAATTAACATTAGCATAATTAAATCAATACAATAAAGACTATGATGCATAAATACttcacaatttaaataatacatcaataaaataacacattacagttttaaaaatgcatataacTGGGAGGGGATGTGCTTAactgtaaaattgtaaaattaatgaatattCTGGATaagttattttttagttttaccTAATTGAAAACATTAGAatagatataatataatagaataataatagaacaatatatcaataatatatcacattacagttataaaaatgaatgcaaCTGGGAGGGGATGTGCTTAaatgtaaaactgaaaatgtcacaatatgaaaacatttaaatggttaaaaaaaaaaaaaaaaaaaacctaacccCAAGACAGACAAAGAAAAGACTAACagaatataatttcttttcttttttcccttttatttGGGGTGAACTATGACCCTGTTATTATAGGCTTTGTGTGATTCACCCACTTAGCTTTTCTTTTCTGAAACATCACATCCATAAGCACAGAGCATTGCTACATTCCCAGCTAACTTCTCAAAGCTCACACACACCCTTACCTTCATGAGCTCATAGAACTTTGTTTTCGGATCTGACGATGGAGGAGTGACTCTGGCTTTATCAGGAATCTGCACAAAGATGAAGACGTTCAAGGTCACAATCATTTAAATCAACATCATCAGCTTGTCCTTACAGATACCTATGCAAAACAATGTTCTTTGAAATCTTTCAGACATCACCACAAAAGCCCTAAACTAAATTTAAGTCCACTGTAAAGTTTTTAGTGAGTGAGGTTAATCTATACAGTGTTTTGGACTCACCCcccacagtttgagacattctTTGCGGATGTCTGCTTGCCTGCCCTCAAACAGTGTCCTAGAGAGACACACAGCGTTGTCAATAACGCTTACGCAGACGCAGACATGTGCGCACATACAAATAAAAGCGAGTTTGAAATGAATGCTCTGAAACACACCAGAGGAAGAATGTGTGACTCACGTATCTCTGACGTACGCGTGGATTTTAGCCAGCGCTTTGATCTGTACCGCACAATGGCTGCAAGAAAAGGGATCAGAGTTCAATAAACAAACCTAAGCATGAATGAATGTGAGAGAGCCAGAgacaaaaagagggaaaaaataggGTCAGAATGTGATGACGATACCTTTCATTGGAGTTGATCATGAATTGGAAGAAGTCAGTGTCTCCTTTAATGATGTCCAGAGGGACGACTTCAGTAACGTCTCTGTCTGAGTGTCTGAATTGATTCAGTTTCAGGTTGATGGTGAACATGTATTCTCTGACAGTATCAGTGCCAGGCTTTAAACCCTTGCACACCACATATCTGCATGAGGACaacaataaaaatcattttttttttttttttttgaaatcctTCACCCTATGCCATCTTATTATTCAGAGACAACTGTAAGAACTACAGATAAATTATGCAAACCAGCattaaattattgcattaaCTATTGGCAAGCTTTTAGAAAGGATACCTAGCCTAATACAATGATTAAACAGCTATTTGGCTATTAACCAATAGCCAGCAGGGCCTATGTGATATGAGTGAAAAAGGAAAAAcaccttttttcctttttaacagtgtcaaaaataaataaataaatataaatgtatattatatatatatatatatatatatcagaattattggcactcctgataaatatgatcaaagatgactataaaaataaattaaagatcaaaaggataaacaatgcagatctATTTTTAGTCATCTTtaatcatatttaccaagggtgccaataattctgaccacaactgtatatatatatatatatatatataaatataaaaatataaaatctggAACAATTAAGATAACATTtaacagttttcttttttaatatatgttttaaaatgtaaattattcctgtgatgcaaagctaaatatatatagcatcattactccagtcttcagtgtcacatgatccttcattctgatatgctgattagattaatatcaatgttgaaaacagtttttgctgcttaatatatttgtggaaactgtgacatAAATTtcaaagttcaaaagtttggggtaagtaagaacaagaaaataacacttttattcagcaatattgcattaaatcgatcaaaagtgacattaaagacatttataatgtcacaaaagatttcaatttcaaataagagACTACcatttcatcaaagaatcctgacaaaagtatcagtttccacaaaaatattaagcagcaaaaactttGCCGTTTTAAAGACTGATAATAACagtgtatatattaaaatacaaaacagttattttaaattgtaataatatttcacaatactatttttactgtatttttaatcaaataaatacagccttggtgagaataagcaACCCGATATCATGGCAATTCGTAcctattttacgaggtggctaattcgtatgaatttgtacgaactcactcgtacgaattcgtatattttttgctaaattgtacgtattttacaagttgccagattcgtatgaattcatacgaatgacctacccctaaccccgcctaacctttggggaaaaaaagcatataTTGATAAGCTGAACAGAGACACCCATATATACAAGTTATAATACTGACTGCCAGCAGCTCCTTCACATCCTCTAAGGTCTTTCTCTCACTCTTCCACAGTAAGTCATGGAGAATGAACACACACCTCTCTGAATTGGCAGGTCGGCTGGTGACAGGTTTGAAGAGCGAGATCCTCTCGAAGCAGAGGTACAGCAGATAAATCAAGCCCACGCTGAACGGTGTGAACAGGTCAAATGTCTTACAAACAAAATGGCCTCctgtaaaacaaataatttctgtttaaaaagtgtttaaataaTTTCCATAACTTAAATGGTCCATGTAATGGAAAACAACCAATCATAAAAGAGGTCATTTACATaaccttaaaggtacagtaacaaaaacagcctgtttaattgaaagagaaacaaaatgttaatgtaaaaCTAAATTACAAATGTTGTGGTGCACAAAATCTTGACTAAAAGTATAGTGGAtttaaaaagacttttaaaatatgtctcTTCAATGCTGTAACTGTAAAACATATTCCCGTTGATTTGATACACCTAAAATTAGCTCTTTtctcagacacataattacctTCCTAATTACAGGATTTCAGAATAAATAGACTTGTGTCTGGGCGCATCCCAAGataaaaccaaacagatctGAGACAAGACTGTATAATAATATCAAGGCAAGAACAAGAGTCATTAAATAATCTTCAAAGCCTAGAAAAAGACATTATTAAAGAAATGGGATCATTTGGAACTGCTGTTAAAGAACTGGCTGTCCTCCAAAACTGAATGTCTGGGACTGAAGAAAACCATGAGACTTTTGGTAATCCAAAAGAAGACACAATGCTCCATGACAAAGATGGAAGATGCACTACTGATGTCAACCGTCCCTAGTAAAAAGTGATCAGGCTTTAATGATACTTTTCTACATCAGGGGTATGAAAACTCATGAAAGAGGAAGGAAAAATTGAttgagcaaaacaaaaaaacatccttGAGAAAAACAAGGATTTCTCAAGAGCACTTTAACCAGGAAGACAATTCATCTTCCAATAGGAAAATGGCCCAAATCATACActaaaagacaaaagaacagtGGCTCCATTCAAGCATCTATGGAATAAAACTTCTAATCTCAAATGGTAACAATCCAATTTTAATTATCCATTAACATTCACATCTatttactatggaagcttgtttccaccactgaataaaaaaaataaaaaaggtaattgcgactttttcatctcgcaattctgactttttttcccaccattgcgtgatataaagtcataattgtgagttataaagtcaattgcgagtttatatcacgccattctgactttataactcgcaatttcaagtttatatcacgcaattctgactttttttctcaggagtgaaaaaaagtcagagtaAAAGGAGTGAATACTTTTAATAGGCACTTTATTTAtatgcacacaaacaaaaacgcACACAATACCTGGTCTGACGACAGACATGGCAGTGAGGAACTGACATAGGAGGAGCTGTTTGCTCAGAATCTCCTGAATGTTCTCTTGGCCCTCCACAGAAAAACCCTGATGAGCAACACACCATCAGAATATATCGACCAATCAACAACATTTACCTTTAAACCAATCACAGAAGAGCATGTCTTACCCCATCTGCCATTAAGAAGTGCAGGCCTCGCCCCTCAGTGCTGTCTAGGACGAAGTTACGAAATGCACTGATGTTCTCCGGTCTCGTGATGTCACCATCGCCATCAATCCCACCCTCACCTGAAACAACGGTAATGAGACGTTAAAAATAAATTCCTAACAATTTGATTTAGGTATTTAAACATTTAGGTATtacattaaagtgcccctattatgctttttcagatattatctttcatgtagtgtgtaatatagctgtttgtatgtgaatgtaaaacgtctgcaaagtttcaaagatcaaagtgcatgacaaaTGGAGTTACTGTCTCCCAAAATAAAGaacgattctgaactgcctgaaacgagtcaTCAGTAATTACGGTCTTACTTCCTacattaaagggggggtataatgctatttcatattttctgacttatttacactgttaaagagttggattctcatgctaaacatggccaaagtttcaaaacacaagttggacgtatgatggagtcacagcagtaatgatcccggtcatgagtcggaaccgcaggtggtgagtaaaactgcttcaaatgtctgttttgttagCAATAGgtgcctaagtgcatataatgtaaacaacacaaacgtagtgaattcataaattcattattcatcattcactatacgctatattcattatagtgattcaaaagttatccatggataacgcgatggtgtattgtgtgtgtttaaatacatttctttagctgaccattgatagcttgcaaacgatcgctacgcaaaagctgcgtgtgctcgtcactctttagctccgctcacacggcacgcctccaggcgctcggctgttttcggaaagacatGGTACAgcatatgtatcttttataaatatgataaaactaaagactttttggagatatgaaggatgctatactactctataggtactcaagattaacatgagattggcagattgtgataccccccctttaacctatgtaggtttgtaacaaatctGGATATTGCCCACCTATAGTTTTCAGTTGGCTGCCCATGAACATACTCTACTTTGACCCGcactcaaacactgtagttgtagctgaggcccgGAAGAGTTTATTTTGTGTTGCCAACATGtcaagaagatgctgttttctgcactgtgaaagcaaatccactttgcttGCACTTCAAAAGAATGAGGACTCAGAttcgaattgatacggtaaaaccaacgccatcgttactgttcatatcactaTGTGTTAGAGCTGAACGATTACTCACAATTAACCAGAAATCGCACTTAAACGgttctgtgatcagtagtaaatgctactccatctgaaagcactgcgagtttgagtcgcttataatgtgcatttgaaaaagcaacacgcgtcaaacatctttccaaacataagaagcatttatgaacctcttgtccaacaaaagacaacatttaatagcATTTTTATTCCAAACTCACTTTATAACATCAGTTGAGTGTTTGAaaacatccttctgtgagatcatgtggcttcttacacagaaaaAGGCATAAAATATTATATCATAGTATTCtatatacagtgataaaggctgtcgattagcattgcattataaaaatactttatCATTATAAAAATACCCGAGAATGCTTGAAGAAttcagataaaccatatattgtcgtagtcatgtgtttattagtaatgtttaatcaatcaaagcagtTCAATCATCTGTTTAATCAGCTACAGTGATATTGTGATGCCCACAGGCATTTTCTGGAACTACTTTCTTTTGcggggcatatttggagtttttGCATGAGTGTCCTCtagctttcagatggagcagcatttagcAGTACTTCACTGAAAAGCTgtgcataaaaaacaaaaaataaaaaaagccaaTTGCCAAATCATTTGCggtttattttcaattaatcaGCCCTACTGTGTgtacaagtgctgaggaagcctcccGAGCTGaaatcagatatggtaatgggtgtTTCGTTTCCGAAATGAGttgtaagcagtagaccaatcacaacagactggtccatctgaccaatcagagcagagcaggctctagGCAAggagtttagagagactgaatccttcattgaaccgtttcagacactgagaaaagaggtgaggctgcaatgtatattatgagaaagtgttttttgatcttggatgcatgtaaacttaTTGTAGGacaactccaaaacaaaattaagaactTTCAAAATAGCgcaataggggcactttaatgttTGTATATTAATCTTTAGCTAAACAGTAAAAATGTTggattcttgtttttttattcatgttt from the Ctenopharyngodon idella isolate HZGC_01 chromosome 22, HZGC01, whole genome shotgun sequence genome contains:
- the cmtr1 gene encoding cap-specific mRNA (nucleoside-2'-O-)-methyltransferase 1, with translation MKRGAPASDEPLKKRKTAHEDSSDEDEESSQRTTSQDSSQSESHSDVEDHKPSFSRPSDSQNAEGSDASSNFSMYNTVSQKLMAKMGFREGEGLGKYGQGRKEIVEASTQRGRRGLGLTLKGFQGDLNVDWQDEPEPTAIEQVSWFPEGSPEIPDSDELKDWMAVGQRKLKIDDETEFCSGNLLHLLLRCKSVFDDLEGEEMRRARTRSNPYETIRGAFFLNRAAMKMANMDHVFDYMFTNPKDSQGKPQTRDKEGELLYFGDVCAGPGGFSEYVLWRRRWHAKGFGMTLKGANDFKLEDFFAAPSELFEAYYGEGGIDGDGDITRPENISAFRNFVLDSTEGRGLHFLMADGGFSVEGQENIQEILSKQLLLCQFLTAMSVVRPGGHFVCKTFDLFTPFSVGLIYLLYLCFERISLFKPVTSRPANSERYVVCKGLKPGTDTVREYMFTINLKLNQFRHSDRDVTEVVPLDIIKGDTDFFQFMINSNESHCAVQIKALAKIHAYVRDTTLFEGRQADIRKECLKLWGIPDKARVTPPSSDPKTKFYELMKGSDMDSFNSRPTALNSGNLDKLQHVLDYRCIVGGGEQLFLLGLGRSQIYTWDGKAPLRWKKLENFKLELPRETLLSVEIVQELKGEGKAQRRINAVHILDALVLNGTDVRDQHFNQRIQMAEKFVKAVSKPSRPDMNPIRVKEVYRLEEMEKIFVRLEMKVTKSSGGMPRLSYTGRDDRHFLPNGLYIIKTVNDPWTMAFSKNSKRKFFYNKQTKESTYALPPGSVAPFHACHKDRLFWAWEEGVRVHDSQTRVNPDKLSKDDVLSFIHQHCQQ